Proteins from a single region of Melanotaenia boesemani isolate fMelBoe1 chromosome 3, fMelBoe1.pri, whole genome shotgun sequence:
- the srpk1b gene encoding SRSF protein kinase 1b isoform X3: MGIRASCRPEPHGRGGGSQQGQADSPLPEQDEEILGSDDDEQEDPNDYCRGGYHHVKIGDLFNGRYHVIRKLGWGHFSTVWLAWDIQEKCFVAMKVVKSAEHYTETALDEIKLLKSVRNTDPRDPNREKVVQLLDDFKISGMNGTHVCMVFEVLGYHLLKWIIKSNYQGLPLPCVKSIIRQVLQGLDYLHTKCKIIHTDIKPENILLTVNEPYIKKMAAEATQWQKSGAAPPSGSAVSTAPAPKTMAKMSKNKKKKMKKKQKKQAEMLEKRIQEMEGGALPDGGEEEEDEETTETTEDTTSTATLSVSTTLQDITNHTSTDSTPDEQPQQMLPPNEQRVDAAVEENRMEVNCNGNTSSQESNASTEAQGTKQSKEEQEDQQNANQPEKSTETQDTLCNKEEHQTCITSHGENDPTLQQLPDPLSSDITVEQKEEKNGEKKMEDLDTQEETKIGNEEDESQSGSAGSLLVNPLEPLNADKLQVKIADLGNACWVHKHFTDDIQTRQYRSLEVLIGSGYSTPADIWSTACMAFELATGDYLFEPHSGEDYSRDEDHIALIIELLGKVPRKLILAGKYSKEFFTKKGDLRHITKLKPWGLFDVLVEKYEWSKEEAHSFSTFLLPMLDLVPERRATAAQCLSHPWLTS, from the exons ATGGGCATCCGTGCATCTTGCAG acCAGAGCCTCATGGCCGTGGAGGTGGCTCTCAGCAAGGTCAGGCAGACTCCCCCCTTCCAGAGCAGGATGAGGAGATCCTGGgctctgatgatgatgaacagGAGGATCCTAACGACTACTGCCGGG GTGGATACCACCATGTGAAGATTGGAGATCTGTTCAATGGGAGATACCATGTGATTCGTAAGCTGGGCTGGGGGCACTTCTCCACTGTGTGGCTGGCCTGGGACATCCA GGAGAAGTGCTTTGTAGCCATGAAAGTTGTAAAAAGTGCTGAACATTACACTGAGACGGCTCTGGATGAAATAAAACTGCTCAAATCT GTGAGAAACACTGATCCCAGAGACCCCAACAGAGAGAAAGTGGTACAGCTGCTAGATGACTTCAAAATTTCCGGCATGAATGGAACTC ATGTGTGTATGGTCTTTGAGGTGCTGGGCTACCACCTCCTGAAGTGGATTATAAAGTCAAACTATCAAGGCCTGCCCCTACCCTGTGTTAAAAGCATCATACGACAG GTTCTGCAGGGCCTAGACTACCTCCACACCAAGTGTAAGATCATCCACACAGACATCAAACCAGAGAACATTCTGCTGACTGTCAATGAGCCGTACATCAAGAAAATGGCTGCTGAAGCGACGCAGTGGCAGAAATCTGGTGCTGCTCCTCCCTCTGGATCTGCAG TGAGTACAGCACCAGCACCCAAAACA ATGGCCAAAATgtcaaagaacaaaaagaaaaagatgaagaagaagcaaAAGAAGCAGGCAGAAATGCTGGAGAAGAGAATCCAAGAGATGGAAGGAGGAGCTCTACCTGATggtggagaggaagaggaagatgaagagacAACCGAGACCACTGAAGATACAACTTCCACTGCTACCCTCTCTGTGTCTACTACATTGCAAGACATTACAAACCATACTAGTACAG ACTCAACTCCTGATGAGCAGCCTCAGCAGATGCTTCCGCCAAATGAACAGAGAGTGGATGCAGCCGTGGAGGAGAACAGGATGGAAGTGAACTGCAACGGCAACACATCCTCACAGGAGAGCAATGCCAGTACAGAGGcacaggggaccaagcagtctAAAGAGGAACAGGAGGACCAACAGAATGCAAACCAGCCAGAAAAAAGCACAGAGACCCAAGACACATTATGTAACAAAGAAGAGCATCAGACCTGTATCACCTCACATGGAGAAAATGACCCCACCCTGCAGCAACTCCCTGATCCCCTCAGCTCTGACATCACTGTAGagcaaaaggaggaaaaaaatggggaaaagaaGATGGAGGACTTAGACACTCAAGAAGAGACAAAAATTGGGAATGAAGAAGATGAAAGCCAGAGTG GTTCAGCAGGCAGTTTGTTAGTAAACCCCCTGGAACCTTTAAATGCTGACAAGCTCCAGGTTAAGATTGCTGACCTTGGCAATGCCTGCTGGGTG cACAAACATTTCACAGATGACATCCAGACTCGACAATACCGTTCACTTGAGGTCCTGATTGGCTCCGGCTACAGCACTCCAGCGGATATCTGGAGCACAGCCTGCATG GCCTTTGAACTTGCAACTGGAGATTATCTGTTTGAGCCCCACTCTGGTGAAGACTACTCCAGAGATGAAG ATCACATAGCTCTGATCATTGAGCTGCTAGGTAAAGTTCCTCGGAAACTGATCTTGGCAGGCAAATACTCCAAGGAATTTTTCACTAAGAAAG GTGACCTGCGTCACATCACCAAGCTGAAGCCTTGGGGTCTGTTTGATGTCCTGGTAGAAAAGTATGAGTGGTCCAAAGAGGAGGCTCATTCCTTCAGCACCTTCCTGCTACCCATGCTGGACCTGGTGCCTGAAAGGAGGGCCACTGCGGCCCAGTGCCTCTCCCACCCATGGCTCACATCCTAG
- the srpk1b gene encoding SRSF protein kinase 1b isoform X2 has product MERKVLAIQARKKRTKPRKPGKKPEPHGRGGGSQQGQADSPLPEQDEEILGSDDDEQEDPNDYCRGGYHHVKIGDLFNGRYHVIRKLGWGHFSTVWLAWDIQEKCFVAMKVVKSAEHYTETALDEIKLLKSVRNTDPRDPNREKVVQLLDDFKISGMNGTHVCMVFEVLGYHLLKWIIKSNYQGLPLPCVKSIIRQVLQGLDYLHTKCKIIHTDIKPENILLTVNEPYIKKMAAEATQWQKSGAAPPSGSAVSTAPAPKTMAKMSKNKKKKMKKKQKKQAEMLEKRIQEMEGGALPDGGEEEEDEETTETTEDTTSTATLSVSTTLQDITNHTSTDSTPDEQPQQMLPPNEQRVDAAVEENRMEVNCNGNTSSQESNASTEAQGTKQSKEEQEDQQNANQPEKSTETQDTLCNKEEHQTCITSHGENDPTLQQLPDPLSSDITVEQKEEKNGEKKMEDLDTQEETKIGNEEDESQSGSAGSLLVNPLEPLNADKLQVKIADLGNACWVHKHFTDDIQTRQYRSLEVLIGSGYSTPADIWSTACMAFELATGDYLFEPHSGEDYSRDEDHIALIIELLGKVPRKLILAGKYSKEFFTKKGDLRHITKLKPWGLFDVLVEKYEWSKEEAHSFSTFLLPMLDLVPERRATAAQCLSHPWLTS; this is encoded by the exons acCAGAGCCTCATGGCCGTGGAGGTGGCTCTCAGCAAGGTCAGGCAGACTCCCCCCTTCCAGAGCAGGATGAGGAGATCCTGGgctctgatgatgatgaacagGAGGATCCTAACGACTACTGCCGGG GTGGATACCACCATGTGAAGATTGGAGATCTGTTCAATGGGAGATACCATGTGATTCGTAAGCTGGGCTGGGGGCACTTCTCCACTGTGTGGCTGGCCTGGGACATCCA GGAGAAGTGCTTTGTAGCCATGAAAGTTGTAAAAAGTGCTGAACATTACACTGAGACGGCTCTGGATGAAATAAAACTGCTCAAATCT GTGAGAAACACTGATCCCAGAGACCCCAACAGAGAGAAAGTGGTACAGCTGCTAGATGACTTCAAAATTTCCGGCATGAATGGAACTC ATGTGTGTATGGTCTTTGAGGTGCTGGGCTACCACCTCCTGAAGTGGATTATAAAGTCAAACTATCAAGGCCTGCCCCTACCCTGTGTTAAAAGCATCATACGACAG GTTCTGCAGGGCCTAGACTACCTCCACACCAAGTGTAAGATCATCCACACAGACATCAAACCAGAGAACATTCTGCTGACTGTCAATGAGCCGTACATCAAGAAAATGGCTGCTGAAGCGACGCAGTGGCAGAAATCTGGTGCTGCTCCTCCCTCTGGATCTGCAG TGAGTACAGCACCAGCACCCAAAACA ATGGCCAAAATgtcaaagaacaaaaagaaaaagatgaagaagaagcaaAAGAAGCAGGCAGAAATGCTGGAGAAGAGAATCCAAGAGATGGAAGGAGGAGCTCTACCTGATggtggagaggaagaggaagatgaagagacAACCGAGACCACTGAAGATACAACTTCCACTGCTACCCTCTCTGTGTCTACTACATTGCAAGACATTACAAACCATACTAGTACAG ACTCAACTCCTGATGAGCAGCCTCAGCAGATGCTTCCGCCAAATGAACAGAGAGTGGATGCAGCCGTGGAGGAGAACAGGATGGAAGTGAACTGCAACGGCAACACATCCTCACAGGAGAGCAATGCCAGTACAGAGGcacaggggaccaagcagtctAAAGAGGAACAGGAGGACCAACAGAATGCAAACCAGCCAGAAAAAAGCACAGAGACCCAAGACACATTATGTAACAAAGAAGAGCATCAGACCTGTATCACCTCACATGGAGAAAATGACCCCACCCTGCAGCAACTCCCTGATCCCCTCAGCTCTGACATCACTGTAGagcaaaaggaggaaaaaaatggggaaaagaaGATGGAGGACTTAGACACTCAAGAAGAGACAAAAATTGGGAATGAAGAAGATGAAAGCCAGAGTG GTTCAGCAGGCAGTTTGTTAGTAAACCCCCTGGAACCTTTAAATGCTGACAAGCTCCAGGTTAAGATTGCTGACCTTGGCAATGCCTGCTGGGTG cACAAACATTTCACAGATGACATCCAGACTCGACAATACCGTTCACTTGAGGTCCTGATTGGCTCCGGCTACAGCACTCCAGCGGATATCTGGAGCACAGCCTGCATG GCCTTTGAACTTGCAACTGGAGATTATCTGTTTGAGCCCCACTCTGGTGAAGACTACTCCAGAGATGAAG ATCACATAGCTCTGATCATTGAGCTGCTAGGTAAAGTTCCTCGGAAACTGATCTTGGCAGGCAAATACTCCAAGGAATTTTTCACTAAGAAAG GTGACCTGCGTCACATCACCAAGCTGAAGCCTTGGGGTCTGTTTGATGTCCTGGTAGAAAAGTATGAGTGGTCCAAAGAGGAGGCTCATTCCTTCAGCACCTTCCTGCTACCCATGCTGGACCTGGTGCCTGAAAGGAGGGCCACTGCGGCCCAGTGCCTCTCCCACCCATGGCTCACATCCTAG
- the srpk1b gene encoding SRSF protein kinase 1b isoform X1: MWLLDWIFSINTAVVKLASGLTCKPEPHGRGGGSQQGQADSPLPEQDEEILGSDDDEQEDPNDYCRGGYHHVKIGDLFNGRYHVIRKLGWGHFSTVWLAWDIQEKCFVAMKVVKSAEHYTETALDEIKLLKSVRNTDPRDPNREKVVQLLDDFKISGMNGTHVCMVFEVLGYHLLKWIIKSNYQGLPLPCVKSIIRQVLQGLDYLHTKCKIIHTDIKPENILLTVNEPYIKKMAAEATQWQKSGAAPPSGSAVSTAPAPKTMAKMSKNKKKKMKKKQKKQAEMLEKRIQEMEGGALPDGGEEEEDEETTETTEDTTSTATLSVSTTLQDITNHTSTDSTPDEQPQQMLPPNEQRVDAAVEENRMEVNCNGNTSSQESNASTEAQGTKQSKEEQEDQQNANQPEKSTETQDTLCNKEEHQTCITSHGENDPTLQQLPDPLSSDITVEQKEEKNGEKKMEDLDTQEETKIGNEEDESQSGSAGSLLVNPLEPLNADKLQVKIADLGNACWVHKHFTDDIQTRQYRSLEVLIGSGYSTPADIWSTACMAFELATGDYLFEPHSGEDYSRDEDHIALIIELLGKVPRKLILAGKYSKEFFTKKGDLRHITKLKPWGLFDVLVEKYEWSKEEAHSFSTFLLPMLDLVPERRATAAQCLSHPWLTS; this comes from the exons acCAGAGCCTCATGGCCGTGGAGGTGGCTCTCAGCAAGGTCAGGCAGACTCCCCCCTTCCAGAGCAGGATGAGGAGATCCTGGgctctgatgatgatgaacagGAGGATCCTAACGACTACTGCCGGG GTGGATACCACCATGTGAAGATTGGAGATCTGTTCAATGGGAGATACCATGTGATTCGTAAGCTGGGCTGGGGGCACTTCTCCACTGTGTGGCTGGCCTGGGACATCCA GGAGAAGTGCTTTGTAGCCATGAAAGTTGTAAAAAGTGCTGAACATTACACTGAGACGGCTCTGGATGAAATAAAACTGCTCAAATCT GTGAGAAACACTGATCCCAGAGACCCCAACAGAGAGAAAGTGGTACAGCTGCTAGATGACTTCAAAATTTCCGGCATGAATGGAACTC ATGTGTGTATGGTCTTTGAGGTGCTGGGCTACCACCTCCTGAAGTGGATTATAAAGTCAAACTATCAAGGCCTGCCCCTACCCTGTGTTAAAAGCATCATACGACAG GTTCTGCAGGGCCTAGACTACCTCCACACCAAGTGTAAGATCATCCACACAGACATCAAACCAGAGAACATTCTGCTGACTGTCAATGAGCCGTACATCAAGAAAATGGCTGCTGAAGCGACGCAGTGGCAGAAATCTGGTGCTGCTCCTCCCTCTGGATCTGCAG TGAGTACAGCACCAGCACCCAAAACA ATGGCCAAAATgtcaaagaacaaaaagaaaaagatgaagaagaagcaaAAGAAGCAGGCAGAAATGCTGGAGAAGAGAATCCAAGAGATGGAAGGAGGAGCTCTACCTGATggtggagaggaagaggaagatgaagagacAACCGAGACCACTGAAGATACAACTTCCACTGCTACCCTCTCTGTGTCTACTACATTGCAAGACATTACAAACCATACTAGTACAG ACTCAACTCCTGATGAGCAGCCTCAGCAGATGCTTCCGCCAAATGAACAGAGAGTGGATGCAGCCGTGGAGGAGAACAGGATGGAAGTGAACTGCAACGGCAACACATCCTCACAGGAGAGCAATGCCAGTACAGAGGcacaggggaccaagcagtctAAAGAGGAACAGGAGGACCAACAGAATGCAAACCAGCCAGAAAAAAGCACAGAGACCCAAGACACATTATGTAACAAAGAAGAGCATCAGACCTGTATCACCTCACATGGAGAAAATGACCCCACCCTGCAGCAACTCCCTGATCCCCTCAGCTCTGACATCACTGTAGagcaaaaggaggaaaaaaatggggaaaagaaGATGGAGGACTTAGACACTCAAGAAGAGACAAAAATTGGGAATGAAGAAGATGAAAGCCAGAGTG GTTCAGCAGGCAGTTTGTTAGTAAACCCCCTGGAACCTTTAAATGCTGACAAGCTCCAGGTTAAGATTGCTGACCTTGGCAATGCCTGCTGGGTG cACAAACATTTCACAGATGACATCCAGACTCGACAATACCGTTCACTTGAGGTCCTGATTGGCTCCGGCTACAGCACTCCAGCGGATATCTGGAGCACAGCCTGCATG GCCTTTGAACTTGCAACTGGAGATTATCTGTTTGAGCCCCACTCTGGTGAAGACTACTCCAGAGATGAAG ATCACATAGCTCTGATCATTGAGCTGCTAGGTAAAGTTCCTCGGAAACTGATCTTGGCAGGCAAATACTCCAAGGAATTTTTCACTAAGAAAG GTGACCTGCGTCACATCACCAAGCTGAAGCCTTGGGGTCTGTTTGATGTCCTGGTAGAAAAGTATGAGTGGTCCAAAGAGGAGGCTCATTCCTTCAGCACCTTCCTGCTACCCATGCTGGACCTGGTGCCTGAAAGGAGGGCCACTGCGGCCCAGTGCCTCTCCCACCCATGGCTCACATCCTAG
- the lhfpl5a gene encoding LHFPL tetraspan subfamily member 5 protein — protein sequence MLPAQEAAKIYHTNYVRNARAMGVMWTVFTITFAVITVVVFIQPYWIGDSVNTPQAGYFGLFHYCIGNALTSELVCKGSALDFGSIPSGAFKTAMFFVGISMLLIVGSIVCFSLFFFCNAGSVYKICAWMQLASSTCMVIGCMIYPDGWDSDEVKRMCGQRTDKYTLGNCTVRWAYILAIISIMDSLSLSFLAFSLGSRQDKLLPEDFQVEGKDNA from the exons ATGCTCCCTGCTCAGGAGGCAGCCAAGATCTACCACACCAATTATGTGCGTAACGCTCGTGCCATGGGCGTAATGTGGACGGTTTTTACTATTACCTTCGCCGTCATCACCGTGGTAGTGTTCATCCAGCCCTACTGGATCGGGGACAGCGTCAACACGCCACAGGCCGGATACTTCGGCCTCTTCCACTACTGTATCGGGAACGCGCTCACCTCGGAGCTCGTCTGCAAAGGGAGCGCGCTGGACTTTGGTTCCATCCCGTCCGGAGCTTTCAAGACGGCCATGTTCTTCGTGGGGATCTCCATGCTGTTGATCGTGGGCAGCATCGTCTGCTTcagcctcttcttcttctgcaacGCGGGGAGCGTTTATAAGATCTGCGCCTGGATGCAGCTGGCCTCCA GTACGTGCATGGTGATTGGCTGCATGATCTATCCTGACGGCTGGGATTCTGATGAAGTGAAGCGCATGTGTGGTCAACGGACCGACAAATATACCCTGGGCAACTGCACCGTGCGCTGGGCGTACATCCTGGCCATCATCAGCATCATGGACTCGCTCAGCCTCTCCTTCCTGGCCTTCAGCCTGGGCAGCCGGCAGGACAAGCTGCTGCCTGAGGACTTCCAGGTGGAGGGAAAAG ATAACGCATAG